From the Billgrantia sulfidoxydans genome, one window contains:
- a CDS encoding SCO family protein, translating to MKRQRIWGAVGALVILVALGGLFGYQQLHRADDGSPKGGPVELPSTQGDFSLTQLEDDQLAVLFFGYTHCPDVCPMSLSVMRQVMQGLDEDQRRRVVPLLVSLDPERDTLARLGEYVGYFGDAFIGATGSQAQLEELAERYGVVWRRVETPDSAMAYTIDHSSSLYLVDRDGTIRQRVLYSPTPHALRAALEQELGG from the coding sequence ATGAAGCGGCAACGTATCTGGGGGGCGGTAGGTGCGCTGGTCATACTGGTGGCCCTTGGCGGGCTGTTCGGCTACCAGCAGCTGCACCGGGCCGACGACGGCAGCCCGAAGGGCGGGCCGGTGGAGCTGCCCTCGACCCAGGGCGATTTTTCGCTGACCCAGCTCGAAGACGACCAGCTGGCCGTGCTGTTCTTCGGCTACACCCACTGCCCGGACGTTTGCCCGATGAGCCTGTCGGTCATGCGCCAGGTGATGCAGGGGCTGGACGAAGATCAACGGCGGCGTGTGGTGCCGCTGCTGGTGTCGCTGGACCCCGAGCGCGATACGCTGGCGCGTCTCGGCGAGTACGTCGGCTATTTCGGCGACGCCTTCATCGGCGCCACCGGCAGTCAGGCCCAGCTCGAGGAGCTGGCCGAGCGCTACGGCGTGGTGTGGCGTCGGGTGGAGACGCCCGACTCGGCCATGGCATATACCATCGACCACAGCTCCTCGCTCTACCTGGTCGATCGTGACGGCACGATCCGGCAGCGGGTACTCTACTCGCCGACGCCGCATGCACTGCGTGCGGCGCTGGAGCAGGAGCTCGGCGGCTAG
- a CDS encoding AEC family transporter — MQGVADALGPLFLLILLGAALGRLRQPNGEFWAQLEKVIYFLLFPAMLVATLATADVGEVPVVRLATALLGGLVAFAVLLWAVQGRLSLEPAAFTSVFQGALRFNTYVGVAGAAALHGSAGATVAAVAVALMVPVVNVLCVASFIAAGTLGPSSLGKSLAALVRNPLILACLAGIGLNLSGIGLPGWSASAVELLGRAALPLGLVAVGVALRPQALLRVDRGVWTANLVKLLLMPALVLAVALLLGLDAVSRDVALLFAALPTATSAYILARQLGGDAELMAALITGQTLLAMATLPLWLHLAGS; from the coding sequence ATGCAAGGCGTCGCCGATGCGCTGGGGCCCCTGTTTCTGCTGATTCTGCTCGGCGCCGCGCTGGGCCGGCTGCGCCAGCCGAACGGAGAATTCTGGGCTCAGCTCGAAAAGGTGATCTATTTCCTGCTGTTCCCCGCCATGCTGGTCGCCACCCTGGCGACCGCCGACGTGGGCGAAGTTCCCGTGGTCCGGCTGGCCACCGCCCTGCTCGGCGGGCTGGTCGCGTTCGCCGTCCTGCTGTGGGCCGTGCAAGGGCGGCTGAGCCTCGAGCCGGCGGCCTTCACGTCGGTGTTCCAGGGCGCGCTGCGCTTCAACACCTACGTCGGCGTGGCCGGCGCCGCGGCCCTGCACGGTTCCGCCGGTGCCACGGTGGCGGCGGTCGCCGTGGCGCTGATGGTGCCGGTGGTCAACGTGCTGTGCGTGGCCAGCTTCATCGCCGCCGGTACCCTCGGCCCCTCGAGCCTGGGCAAGAGCCTGGCGGCACTGGTGCGCAACCCCCTGATCCTCGCCTGCCTGGCCGGCATCGGCCTCAATCTCTCCGGCATCGGCCTGCCCGGCTGGAGCGCCTCCGCCGTGGAGCTGCTGGGCCGCGCCGCCCTGCCGCTGGGGCTGGTCGCGGTGGGTGTTGCCCTGCGCCCCCAGGCGCTGCTGCGGGTGGATCGCGGCGTGTGGACTGCCAACCTGGTCAAGCTGCTGTTGATGCCGGCGCTGGTGCTGGCCGTGGCGCTGCTGCTGGGGCTGGATGCCGTGAGTCGCGACGTGGCGCTGCTGTTCGCCGCCCTGCCCACCGCCACGTCGGCCTATATCCTGGCGCGCCAGCTGGGTGGCGATGCCGAGCTGATGGCCGCCCTGATCACCGGCCAGACGCTGCTGGCCATGGCGACGCTACCCCTGTGGCTGCATCTCGCCGGAAGCTGA
- a CDS encoding LysR family transcriptional regulator yields the protein MVEVSATLDLELLRSFQAAARLGSLAAAAEQRHRTVSAISMQIKRLEALLDARLLERGPRGVVPTATGEALLQEARELLRMHDGIVARYAGRGLRGKVRFGLPEDYARELLGDVLPEFTARHPEVLLQAVTATSGELARQLERARLDLAVVLDRPIALPGGEPLWRTRPVWAAPRIANLTERDSLPLALHEVDCPYRALAAEALKRLGRPWHAVFTSTSIHAIERAVETGLAISVLDRERLTPAMRELGEAEGLPVLGRCEAQLHFARAIEPGSRPAAQALAELLRERLRGRGPWRGAGAG from the coding sequence ATGGTTGAAGTCTCGGCGACGCTGGATCTCGAACTGCTGCGCAGCTTCCAGGCAGCGGCCCGGCTTGGCTCGCTGGCGGCGGCGGCCGAACAGCGGCACCGCACCGTCAGCGCCATCAGCATGCAGATCAAGCGCCTGGAGGCGTTGCTCGATGCCCGCCTGCTGGAGCGCGGGCCGCGCGGCGTCGTGCCGACCGCCACCGGCGAGGCGCTGTTGCAGGAGGCGCGCGAACTGCTGCGTATGCACGACGGCATTGTCGCTCGCTACGCCGGGCGTGGCCTGCGGGGCAAGGTGCGCTTCGGCCTGCCCGAGGATTACGCCCGCGAGCTGCTCGGCGACGTATTGCCCGAGTTCACCGCGCGCCACCCCGAGGTGCTGCTGCAGGCGGTGACGGCCACCAGCGGCGAGCTGGCACGCCAGCTGGAGCGCGCGCGGCTGGACCTGGCGGTGGTGCTGGACCGCCCCATCGCCTTGCCCGGGGGCGAGCCGCTGTGGCGCACCCGGCCGGTATGGGCCGCGCCACGTATCGCCAACCTGACCGAGCGGGACAGCCTGCCGCTGGCCCTGCACGAGGTCGATTGTCCCTACCGGGCGCTGGCCGCCGAAGCCCTGAAGCGGCTGGGCAGGCCCTGGCACGCGGTGTTCACCAGCACCAGCATCCACGCCATCGAACGCGCGGTGGAGACGGGCCTGGCGATCAGCGTGCTCGACCGCGAGCGTCTGACCCCCGCCATGCGTGAGCTGGGCGAGGCCGAAGGGTTGCCCGTGCTCGGGCGCTGCGAAGCGCAGCTGCACTTCGCCCGCGCCATCGAGCCGGGCTCGCGGCCTGCCGCCCAGGCGCTGGCTGAGTTGCTGCGCGAGCGCCTGCGGGGGCGTGGGCCCTGGCGCGGCGCAGGAGCGGGATGA